The following proteins come from a genomic window of Streptomyces liliiviolaceus:
- a CDS encoding GNAT family N-acetyltransferase yields the protein MSPSPNPSPYVVRVAEDPADREACFAVRKEVFVVEQQVPEDLEYDAYDAVAVHVLAVGEDGLPLGAGRLLYGEAAAGGTGGEAGVGALGRLAVVKAARGLGVGVALVRGIEDAARARGLVAVDLHAQTHALGFYERLGYVAYGPEFPDAGISHRAMRRRL from the coding sequence ATGAGTCCGTCGCCGAACCCGTCGCCCTACGTGGTGCGGGTCGCCGAGGACCCCGCCGACCGTGAGGCCTGCTTCGCGGTGCGCAAGGAGGTCTTCGTCGTCGAGCAGCAGGTCCCCGAGGACCTGGAGTACGACGCGTACGACGCCGTCGCCGTGCATGTGCTCGCCGTGGGCGAGGACGGGCTTCCGCTCGGCGCGGGGCGGCTGCTGTACGGGGAGGCGGCGGCCGGGGGGACCGGTGGGGAGGCCGGTGTCGGCGCGCTGGGGCGGCTCGCCGTCGTGAAGGCCGCGCGGGGGCTGGGCGTGGGGGTGGCGCTCGTGCGGGGCATCGAGGATGCGGCACGCGCGCGTGGGCTGGTGGCCGTGGATCTGCATGCGCAGACGCATGCGCTGGGGTTTTACGAGCGGCTGGGGTACGTGGCCTATGGGCCCGAGTTTCCCGACGCGGGGATTTCGCATCGGGCGATGCGGCGTCGTCTTTGA
- a CDS encoding alkaline phosphatase D family protein, protein MTSRIRSHTSPSGPDSPAPSRRTVVKAAAATAVLGAPLAAALPARAAEAPAFLHGVASGDPLPDGVLLWTRVTPTAGATPGSGVGPDVEVGWTVATDKAFTTIVAKGSTTATAASDHTVKADVRGLLPATDYWFRFSSGGTDSPPARTRTAPAHDAAVAGMRFGVVSCANWEAGYFSAYRHLAARGDLDAWLHLGDYIYEYGTGEYATRDTVVRPHAPAHEIVTLADYRTRHGRYKTDPDLRALHAAAPVIAIWDDHEFANDAWSGGAENHTEGAEGTWSARQAAAKQAYFEWMPVRPAVEGTTYRRLRFGRLADLSLLDLRSYRSQQVKVGNGTVDDPDRTLTGRAQLDWLKAGLRSSDTTWRLVGNSVMIAPFAIGSLSAELLKPLAELLGLPKEGLALNTDQWDGYTDDRRELLAHLRDNAIRNTVFLTGDIHMAWANDVPDNAGTYPLSASAATEFVVTSVTSDNLDDLVKVPEGTVSALASPVIRAANRHVHWVDTDHHGYGVLDLTAERAQMDYYVLSDRTTTNATAAWTRSYRTRSGTQKVERTYDPV, encoded by the coding sequence GTGACCAGTCGCATCAGATCCCACACCAGCCCCTCCGGCCCCGACTCCCCCGCCCCGAGCCGCCGTACGGTGGTCAAGGCGGCCGCGGCCACCGCCGTGCTCGGGGCCCCGCTCGCCGCGGCGCTGCCGGCCCGCGCCGCCGAGGCCCCCGCGTTCCTGCACGGCGTCGCCTCGGGCGACCCGCTGCCGGACGGCGTCCTCCTGTGGACGCGGGTGACGCCCACCGCCGGGGCGACCCCGGGCTCCGGAGTCGGCCCGGACGTCGAGGTCGGCTGGACGGTGGCCACGGACAAGGCGTTCACGACGATCGTCGCGAAGGGCTCCACCACCGCGACCGCCGCCTCCGACCACACCGTCAAGGCGGACGTCCGCGGCCTGCTGCCCGCCACCGACTACTGGTTCCGCTTCTCCAGCGGTGGCACCGACTCACCGCCCGCCCGCACCCGCACGGCCCCCGCCCACGACGCGGCCGTGGCCGGGATGCGCTTCGGGGTGGTGTCCTGCGCCAACTGGGAGGCCGGCTACTTCTCGGCGTACCGGCACCTGGCCGCGCGCGGCGACCTGGACGCCTGGCTGCACCTGGGCGACTACATCTACGAGTACGGCACCGGCGAGTACGCGACGCGGGACACGGTCGTACGCCCGCACGCCCCGGCGCACGAGATCGTCACCCTCGCCGACTACCGCACCCGGCACGGCCGTTACAAGACCGACCCCGACCTGCGGGCCCTGCACGCGGCGGCTCCGGTCATCGCGATCTGGGACGACCACGAGTTCGCCAACGACGCCTGGTCGGGCGGCGCCGAGAACCACACCGAGGGCGCCGAGGGCACCTGGTCCGCCCGTCAGGCCGCCGCCAAGCAGGCCTACTTCGAGTGGATGCCGGTCCGCCCCGCCGTCGAGGGCACCACCTACCGGCGGCTGCGCTTCGGCAGGCTCGCCGACCTCTCCCTGCTCGACCTGCGCTCGTACCGCTCGCAGCAGGTCAAGGTCGGCAACGGCACGGTGGACGACCCGGACCGTACGCTCACGGGCCGGGCGCAGCTCGACTGGCTGAAGGCGGGCCTGCGCTCCTCCGACACCACCTGGCGGCTGGTCGGCAACTCCGTGATGATCGCCCCCTTCGCCATCGGCTCGCTCTCCGCCGAACTCCTCAAGCCCCTCGCCGAACTGCTCGGCCTGCCCAAGGAGGGCCTCGCCCTCAACACCGACCAGTGGGACGGCTACACCGACGACCGCCGCGAACTCCTCGCGCACCTGCGGGACAACGCGATCCGCAACACGGTCTTCCTCACCGGCGACATCCACATGGCCTGGGCCAACGACGTGCCCGACAACGCCGGTACGTATCCGCTGTCGGCCTCCGCCGCCACCGAGTTCGTCGTCACCTCGGTGACCTCCGACAACCTCGACGACCTCGTCAAGGTGCCCGAGGGCACGGTCTCGGCCCTGGCGTCACCGGTGATCCGCGCCGCCAACCGGCATGTCCACTGGGTCGACACCGACCATCACGGCTACGGCGTCCTCGACCTCACCGCCGAGCGGGCGCAGATGGACTACTACGTCCTCTCCGACCGTACGACCACGAACGCGACGGCGGCCTGGACCCGTTCGTACCGCACGCGCAGCGGCACACAGAAGGTCGAGCGGACGTACGACCCGGTCTGA
- a CDS encoding DUF2252 domain-containing protein, producing MSVPQLSAEQRGEEILAVFNTAFGDLLAADPAAFRVKFRKMAASAFAFYRGTAGLFYHDLEQEKRGGPYLDERTSRVWIHGDLHAENFGTYMDAQGRLIFNVNDFDEAYVGPFTWDLKRLAASVALIGYAKALSDEQITSLVRTYAVAYRERIHALATGAKSDEVPPFTLDTAQGPLLDALRDARSLTRFGLLDSMTEIRDFERRFAPGGGSIELDAATRYKVLAAFDGYLETLPESSLDRPDSYRVKDVVGRRGIGIGSAGLPSYNILLEGATDALENDVVIYIKQAQTPAVSRHITDSSIREYFQHEGHRTVISQRALQAHADPWLGWTELDGAGQLVAEVSPYAVDLDWGDIDDPEEIAAVVADLGRSTATMHAAADDESGHSELVPFSTERAIDAAIAGDEENFGDLLVDFAHEYGARAREDHQIFVDLYRNGRIPGL from the coding sequence ATGTCGGTTCCGCAGCTCAGCGCCGAGCAGCGCGGCGAAGAGATCCTCGCCGTCTTCAACACCGCCTTCGGCGATCTGCTGGCCGCCGATCCGGCCGCGTTCCGCGTGAAGTTCCGGAAGATGGCGGCTTCGGCGTTCGCGTTCTACCGCGGGACGGCAGGGCTCTTCTACCACGACCTGGAGCAGGAGAAGCGGGGCGGCCCCTACCTGGACGAGCGCACCTCCCGGGTGTGGATCCACGGCGACCTGCACGCGGAGAACTTCGGCACGTACATGGACGCCCAGGGCCGGCTGATCTTCAATGTGAACGACTTCGACGAGGCGTACGTCGGCCCGTTCACCTGGGACCTCAAGCGCCTCGCGGCCTCCGTGGCCCTGATCGGCTACGCGAAGGCGCTGAGCGACGAGCAGATCACCTCCCTGGTCCGGACGTACGCGGTGGCGTACCGGGAGCGCATCCACGCCCTGGCGACGGGCGCCAAGAGCGACGAGGTGCCGCCCTTCACGCTGGACACCGCCCAGGGACCCCTGCTGGACGCCCTGCGGGACGCGCGCTCGCTGACCCGTTTCGGGCTGCTCGACTCGATGACCGAGATCCGCGACTTCGAGCGCCGTTTCGCGCCGGGCGGCGGCTCCATCGAGCTGGACGCGGCCACCCGCTACAAGGTCCTGGCCGCCTTCGACGGCTATCTGGAGACGCTGCCCGAGTCGTCCCTGGACCGCCCCGACTCGTACCGGGTGAAGGACGTCGTGGGCCGCCGCGGCATCGGTATCGGCTCGGCCGGGCTGCCCTCGTACAACATCCTTCTGGAGGGCGCCACCGACGCCCTGGAGAACGATGTGGTGATCTACATCAAGCAGGCCCAGACCCCGGCCGTCTCGCGGCACATCACGGACTCCTCGATCCGCGAGTACTTCCAGCACGAGGGCCACCGCACGGTGATCTCGCAACGTGCCCTGCAGGCGCACGCCGACCCGTGGCTGGGCTGGACCGAGCTGGACGGCGCGGGCCAGCTGGTCGCCGAGGTCTCGCCGTACGCGGTGGACCTGGACTGGGGCGACATCGACGACCCGGAGGAGATCGCGGCGGTCGTCGCCGACCTCGGCCGGTCCACCGCCACCATGCACGCCGCCGCGGACGACGAGAGCGGCCACTCGGAGCTGGTGCCGTTCTCCACCGAGCGCGCCATCGACGCGGCGATCGCGGGCGACGAGGAGAACTTCGGCGACCTCCTGGTCGACTTCGCGCACGAGTACGGGGCACGCGCGCGTGAGGACCACCAGATCTTCGTGGACCTGTACCGCAACGGCCGGATCCCGGGCCTGTAG
- a CDS encoding Na+/H+ antiporter — protein MDQLALLFVLLLGAVVSVPLGDRFGLPSPVLMTLLGIVLAVLDFVPNVDIPPDLILPALLPPLLYAAVRRTSWRQFTANKRPIFLLAVALVFVTTAVVAAVAHSIVPGLPIAAAVALGALVAPPDPVAATAVAGQLGLPRRLVSILEGEGLFNDVTAIVLYHVAIAAAISGSFSVQGAALDFLLSAVVAVAVGLGLGWAANRLMDSLGDPTLQISLTLLVPYASYVLAEELHGSGVLAVLTTALFLAEYANNADDVMTRLAGHTFWNIVDTLVTGVAFGLIGLELHNAIRTASGRWGEMLGWAAAIVGVVVFVRLLWLLPATWLTKRLHAKRDLDEDIPTSSRETVVMWWAGMRGVASVALALAIPLETENGGPFPNRDEMIFIAFGVIMVTLVVQGLSLPWLVRKLGVQADTDSEKEFEKSLAVRAAKAAKRRLRELGETEDLSDELTEQLLRRAFDIGYRISPDLGEDERREAHEQRAQRIKLVRRVQAEMLSAARHEVLAARSEAGANPEVVDRVLRHLDVRSLK, from the coding sequence GTGGACCAGCTGGCCCTGTTGTTCGTGCTGTTGCTCGGGGCCGTCGTCAGCGTTCCGCTGGGGGACCGCTTCGGGCTTCCCTCGCCGGTGCTGATGACCCTGCTCGGGATCGTGCTCGCCGTCCTCGACTTCGTACCGAACGTGGACATCCCGCCCGACCTGATCCTGCCCGCGCTGCTTCCGCCGCTGCTCTACGCCGCCGTACGGCGTACCTCGTGGCGGCAGTTCACCGCCAACAAACGGCCGATCTTCCTGCTCGCCGTGGCCCTCGTCTTCGTCACCACCGCCGTGGTCGCCGCGGTCGCCCACTCGATCGTGCCCGGCCTGCCGATCGCCGCCGCCGTGGCGCTCGGCGCGCTCGTGGCGCCGCCCGACCCGGTCGCGGCGACCGCCGTCGCGGGACAGCTCGGGCTGCCGCGCCGGCTGGTGTCGATCCTGGAGGGCGAGGGGCTGTTCAACGACGTGACGGCCATCGTGCTCTACCACGTGGCCATCGCCGCCGCGATCAGCGGCTCCTTCTCGGTGCAGGGCGCGGCACTCGACTTCCTGCTGTCCGCCGTCGTCGCGGTCGCCGTGGGGCTCGGGCTCGGCTGGGCCGCGAACCGGCTCATGGACTCGCTCGGGGACCCGACCCTGCAGATCAGTCTGACCCTGCTCGTGCCGTACGCGTCCTACGTGCTGGCGGAGGAACTGCACGGGTCCGGGGTGCTGGCGGTGCTGACCACGGCGTTGTTCCTGGCCGAGTACGCGAACAACGCCGACGACGTCATGACGCGGCTGGCCGGGCACACCTTCTGGAACATCGTCGACACGCTGGTCACCGGGGTGGCCTTCGGGCTCATCGGGCTGGAGCTGCACAACGCGATCCGCACGGCGTCGGGGCGCTGGGGGGAGATGCTCGGCTGGGCCGCCGCGATCGTGGGGGTCGTCGTGTTCGTACGGCTGCTGTGGCTGCTGCCGGCCACCTGGCTGACCAAGCGGTTGCACGCGAAGCGGGATCTCGACGAGGACATCCCGACGAGCTCGCGGGAGACCGTCGTCATGTGGTGGGCCGGGATGCGCGGGGTGGCGTCCGTCGCGCTGGCGCTGGCCATTCCGCTGGAGACGGAGAACGGGGGGCCGTTCCCCAACCGGGACGAGATGATCTTCATCGCGTTCGGGGTGATCATGGTGACGCTCGTGGTGCAGGGGCTGAGTCTGCCGTGGCTCGTGCGGAAGTTGGGCGTGCAGGCCGACACCGACAGCGAGAAGGAGTTCGAGAAGTCTCTTGCCGTGCGGGCGGCCAAGGCCGCGAAGCGGCGGTTGCGGGAGCTGGGGGAGACGGAGGATCTGTCCGACGAGCTGACCGAGCAGTTGCTGCGGCGGGCGTTCGACATCGGGTACCGGATCAGTCCGGACCTGGGGGAGGACGAGCGGCGGGAGGCGCATGAGCAGCGGGCCCAGCGGATCAAGCTGGTGCGGCGGGTTCAGGCGGAGATGTTGTCCGCGGCTCGGCACGAGGTGTTGGCCGCGCGCAGTGAGGCGGGGGCGAATCCGGAGGTCGTTGACCGGGTCCTGCGACATCTGGATGTGCGCAGCCTGAAGTAG
- the lspA gene encoding signal peptidase II — translation MAEAERIIGTPDSPDTPDTPETPGTAEAPGTAEAPGTAEVEPERSDSGATPGEAAAPRGRRRVAVLFTVAALAYALDLISKLIVVAKLEHHEPIEIVGDWLKFEAIRNAGAAFGFGEAFTIIFTVIAAAVIVVIARLARKLYSLPWAIALGLLLGGALGNLTDRIFRAPGVLEGAVVDFIAPKHFAVFNLADSAIVCGGILIVLLSFRGLDPDGTVHKD, via the coding sequence GTGGCAGAGGCGGAGCGCATCATCGGTACGCCGGATTCACCGGACACACCGGATACGCCGGAGACCCCGGGCACGGCGGAGGCCCCGGGCACGGCGGAGGCCCCGGGCACGGCGGAGGTCGAGCCGGAGCGGTCCGACAGCGGCGCGACCCCGGGCGAGGCCGCGGCGCCCAGGGGCAGGCGCCGGGTCGCCGTGCTCTTCACCGTCGCCGCCCTGGCGTACGCGCTGGACCTGATCAGCAAGCTGATCGTGGTCGCGAAGCTGGAGCACCACGAGCCGATCGAGATCGTCGGGGACTGGCTGAAGTTCGAGGCGATCCGCAACGCCGGCGCGGCCTTCGGCTTCGGCGAGGCCTTCACGATCATCTTCACGGTGATCGCCGCCGCCGTGATCGTGGTGATCGCCCGGCTCGCCCGCAAGCTCTACAGCCTGCCCTGGGCCATCGCGCTCGGCCTGCTGCTCGGCGGCGCCCTCGGCAACCTCACCGACCGGATCTTCCGCGCGCCGGGTGTCCTGGAGGGCGCGGTCGTCGACTTCATCGCACCCAAGCACTTCGCGGTCTTCAACCTCGCCGACTCCGCGATCGTCTGCGGCGGCATCCTGATCGTGCTGCTGTCCTTCCGGGGCCTGGACCCGGACGGCACCGTCCACAAGGACTGA
- a CDS encoding mechanosensitive ion channel family protein gives MENVLRPLIVIGGSLVVTLLVGWLVDLLLRRADQRHPQVPLWGLLRRCRLPLQFVLCAAMLRGLYDQAHIAPEHSAGIGQTLTLVLIGSAAWLMVRIATAIVESSYSRYAHAHRDPARVRRVRTQVTLIQRVVSAVVGVVAVAAMLLTFPAMRAAGASLLASAGILGIVAGVAAQSTLSNMFAGLQIAFGDMVRLGDTVVVNGEWGTVDEITLTFLTVRTWDERRFTMPVSYFTSQPFENWSRGGVQMTGTVFFHLDHSAPVEEMRDKLRDILRECPAWDGRDYGLAVTDSTPSTMEVRALVTAKDADDVWTVRVTVREQMLRWLTVHHPYALPRVNTADAILPPGSITHPNGGADAHRPRAAPRGRMVEPPRTGRG, from the coding sequence ATGGAGAACGTGCTTCGCCCGCTGATCGTGATCGGCGGCTCGCTCGTGGTGACGCTGCTCGTCGGCTGGCTGGTCGACCTGCTGCTGCGACGCGCCGATCAACGCCACCCCCAGGTCCCGCTGTGGGGCCTGCTGCGCCGCTGCCGTCTTCCGCTGCAGTTCGTGCTGTGCGCCGCGATGCTGAGAGGGCTGTACGACCAGGCGCACATCGCGCCCGAGCATTCCGCGGGGATCGGCCAGACCCTGACCCTGGTCCTCATCGGTTCCGCGGCCTGGCTCATGGTGCGGATCGCCACGGCGATCGTCGAGTCCTCGTACTCCCGTTACGCGCACGCCCACCGCGATCCGGCCAGGGTCCGCCGGGTCCGTACGCAGGTGACGCTGATCCAGCGTGTCGTCTCCGCGGTCGTCGGTGTGGTGGCGGTCGCCGCCATGCTGCTGACGTTCCCGGCGATGCGCGCGGCCGGTGCCTCGCTGCTCGCCTCGGCCGGCATCCTCGGCATCGTCGCCGGTGTGGCCGCGCAGTCCACGCTCAGCAACATGTTCGCCGGGCTGCAGATCGCCTTCGGCGACATGGTGCGGCTCGGGGACACGGTGGTGGTGAACGGGGAGTGGGGCACGGTCGACGAGATCACGCTCACCTTCCTGACCGTGCGCACCTGGGACGAGCGCCGGTTCACGATGCCGGTCTCGTACTTCACCTCGCAGCCGTTCGAGAACTGGTCCCGCGGCGGGGTGCAGATGACCGGGACGGTCTTCTTCCACCTGGATCACAGCGCGCCCGTCGAGGAGATGCGCGACAAGCTCCGCGACATCCTGCGCGAATGCCCGGCCTGGGACGGGCGCGACTACGGTCTCGCGGTCACCGATTCCACGCCCAGCACGATGGAGGTGCGGGCGCTGGTCACCGCGAAGGACGCGGACGACGTGTGGACGGTGCGGGTCACCGTCCGCGAGCAGATGCTGCGGTGGCTGACCGTCCATCACCCGTACGCCCTGCCTCGCGTCAACACGGCCGACGCGATTCTGCCGCCGGGGAGCATCACGCATCCGAACGGCGGCGCGGACGCCCACCGTCCGCGTGCCGCCCCCCGAGGCCGCATGGTGGAACCCCCGCGCACGGGCCGCGGCTGA
- a CDS encoding RluA family pseudouridine synthase, producing the protein MSTVPDIRTLPVPDGLEGERVDAAISRMFGFSRTKAAELAAAGKVTVDGSVVGKSERVHGGAWMEVEMPQAAPPVQIVAEPVEGMEIVHDDDDVVVIVKPVGVAAHPSPGWSGPTVIGGLAAAGYRISTSGAAERQGIVHRLDVGTSGLMVVAKSEYAYTSLKRQFKERTVDKRYHALVQGHPDPTSGTIDAPIGRHPNHDYKWAVTAEGKPSVTHYDLIEAFRAASLLDIKLETGRTHQIRVHMSAHRHPCVGDLTYGADPTLAKRLGLTRQWLQAVRLGFEHPGDGQWVEFEAGYADDLQQALDRVREESNV; encoded by the coding sequence GTGAGTACCGTTCCCGATATCCGTACCCTGCCCGTGCCCGACGGCCTGGAGGGCGAGCGTGTCGACGCCGCCATCTCCCGCATGTTCGGCTTCTCCCGTACGAAGGCCGCCGAGCTCGCCGCGGCGGGGAAGGTCACGGTCGACGGCTCGGTGGTCGGGAAGTCCGAGCGGGTCCACGGCGGCGCCTGGATGGAAGTCGAGATGCCGCAGGCGGCCCCGCCCGTGCAGATCGTCGCCGAACCCGTCGAGGGCATGGAGATCGTGCACGACGACGACGACGTGGTCGTGATCGTCAAGCCGGTCGGTGTCGCCGCGCATCCCAGCCCCGGCTGGTCGGGCCCGACCGTGATCGGCGGCCTCGCCGCCGCCGGGTACCGGATCTCCACCTCCGGCGCCGCCGAGCGCCAGGGCATCGTGCACCGCCTCGACGTGGGCACCTCGGGCCTGATGGTGGTGGCCAAGTCGGAGTACGCGTACACGTCGCTGAAGCGCCAGTTCAAGGAGCGCACGGTCGACAAGCGCTACCACGCGCTCGTCCAGGGCCACCCCGACCCGACCAGCGGCACCATCGACGCGCCCATCGGCCGGCACCCGAACCACGACTACAAGTGGGCGGTCACCGCCGAGGGCAAGCCCTCCGTGACCCACTACGACCTGATCGAGGCGTTCCGCGCCGCCTCGCTGCTCGACATCAAGCTGGAGACCGGGCGTACGCACCAGATCCGCGTCCACATGTCGGCGCACCGGCACCCCTGCGTCGGCGACCTGACGTACGGGGCCGACCCGACGCTCGCCAAGCGGCTCGGGCTCACCCGGCAGTGGCTGCAGGCCGTGCGGCTCGGCTTCGAGCACCCCGGGGACGGTCAGTGGGTCGAGTTCGAGGCCGGTTACGCCGACGACCTGCAGCAGGCGCTGGACCGTGTGCGGGAGGAAAGCAACGTATGA
- a CDS encoding DsbA family protein: MSKRNSQASKSAARERLRIERERQAKRDKAKRQIVVAGSIVAVLAIAGGIGYAVVQNNEPSKWDAAADAKVVAPANTSGKNGSTVVIGESKTDNTVHLYEDPRCPACASFEQTVGETVNKGMTDGDYKLSFTLGTFLDGNLGGEGSKNGVSALGAALNVSPEAFLEYKTALYSTKYHPEETTDDLAKDSYLIKVANTVDALKDNKKFQDAVNKGTYDAWAMRMSKTFDDAKGVDSTPTIKINDKVITNPSTVADWQKALKDAGVTE; this comes from the coding sequence ATGAGCAAGCGGAACAGCCAGGCCTCGAAGTCGGCGGCCCGTGAGCGGCTGCGCATCGAGCGCGAGCGGCAGGCCAAGCGCGACAAGGCCAAGCGGCAGATCGTCGTCGCCGGTTCGATCGTCGCGGTCCTCGCGATAGCCGGCGGCATCGGCTACGCCGTCGTACAGAACAACGAGCCCTCGAAGTGGGACGCGGCGGCCGACGCGAAGGTCGTCGCCCCCGCCAACACCAGCGGCAAGAACGGCTCGACCGTCGTCATCGGCGAGTCCAAGACCGACAACACGGTCCACCTCTACGAGGACCCGCGCTGCCCGGCCTGTGCCTCCTTCGAGCAGACGGTCGGCGAGACCGTCAACAAGGGCATGACGGACGGCGACTACAAGCTCTCCTTCACCCTCGGCACGTTCCTCGACGGCAACCTCGGCGGCGAGGGCTCGAAGAACGGCGTGAGCGCGCTCGGCGCCGCGCTGAACGTCAGCCCCGAGGCCTTCCTGGAGTACAAGACCGCGCTGTACTCCACGAAGTACCACCCGGAGGAGACGACCGACGACCTCGCCAAGGACAGCTACCTGATCAAGGTGGCGAACACGGTGGACGCGCTGAAGGACAACAAGAAGTTCCAGGACGCCGTCAACAAGGGCACGTACGACGCCTGGGCGATGAGGATGAGCAAGACGTTCGACGACGCCAAGGGTGTCGACTCGACGCCGACCATCAAGATCAACGACAAGGTGATCACGAACCCGAGCACGGTCGCCGACTGGCAGAAGGCGCTCAAGGACGCGGGCGTCACCGAGTAA
- a CDS encoding dienelactone hydrolase family protein, producing the protein MNIMLFHSTFGLRPAVRDAADRLRAAGHEVWTPDLFGGRTFETVEEGRVFKDELGKEELLKRAILAAAPYSERGLVYAGFSLGAATAQTLALGDDKARGLLLLHGTSDIAETASVDGLPVQLHVAEPDAFEPDDWLTAWYLQMGKAGADVEVYRYAGAGHLYTDPGLPDYDEEAAEATWRVALGFLETL; encoded by the coding sequence ATGAACATCATGCTCTTCCATTCGACCTTCGGTCTGCGGCCCGCGGTGCGGGACGCGGCGGACCGCCTGCGCGCGGCCGGACACGAGGTGTGGACGCCCGACCTCTTCGGGGGGCGCACCTTCGAGACCGTCGAGGAGGGCAGGGTCTTCAAGGACGAGCTGGGCAAGGAGGAGTTGCTCAAGCGCGCCATCCTGGCCGCGGCGCCCTACTCGGAGCGGGGGCTCGTCTACGCCGGGTTCTCGCTGGGCGCGGCGACCGCGCAGACCCTGGCGCTCGGTGACGACAAGGCCCGCGGACTGCTGCTCCTGCACGGCACGTCCGACATCGCGGAGACCGCCTCGGTGGACGGGCTGCCGGTCCAGCTGCATGTCGCGGAGCCGGACGCCTTCGAGCCCGACGACTGGCTGACCGCCTGGTATCTGCAGATGGGCAAGGCGGGGGCCGACGTGGAGGTCTACAGATACGCGGGCGCCGGACACCTCTACACCGACCCCGGTCTCCCGGACTACGACGAGGAGGCCGCCGAGGCCACCTGGCGGGTGGCACTCGGCTTCCTCGAAACGCTGTAG